The Coriobacteriia bacterium genome contains a region encoding:
- a CDS encoding PBP1A family penicillin-binding protein, giving the protein MIFLRIAGALLVVLLLLAVAGSAVAYATVTTWLQGLPNYQSPAAFQVAQPTVVYSADGKLLARFYLQNRDVVPISQMSTDLVNGLVAVEDERYFEHGAVDPVGIVRAAFQTSGGNRQWASTITQQYVRNTVLLGERTQMTLERKVREAYLAIQVERTLSKQQILENYLNTVYFGEGAYGADAAARTYFAKSASQLTLPEGALIAGLVQSPSRLDPYINPTGAVARRQAVLSRMLYNHYITQAAYNAAVSAPLALKRETQPLEGIYAAPYFVSYVRTLLQQQFSANTVFNGGLTVYTSLDTRLQADAEKAAHHQFNGSKDPSVALVSIDPNNGYVKALVGGTNYAKSKFNLATQGYRQPGSSFKMFTLVTALADGMSPTFQVDSNAPVTIPAKPNPWVVNNDEGTGSGMMSLETATWNSVNAVYARVAYYGVGIKSVIHTAKSMGITTHLPSIPSITLGSVGCTPLEMASAYGTLATGGAHYAPIVITKVLDRSGSTIFQAQPHGSQVVQPDIAYAATKVLEGVITKGTARNTANIGRPAAGKTGTSQSNRDCWFVGYTPQLVTSVWVGFTPERTVVVNGQTGFGATVAAPIWARYMTAALAGKPIRDFTSAPDPSYDDSRFNIPVSYATQNPPPPPSTKSVTTPKASKSSSGGNKSGGSGKGTGNGHTKPTPPPPPSNPTTP; this is encoded by the coding sequence ATGATCTTCTTGCGGATCGCGGGCGCGCTGCTCGTCGTGCTGCTGCTTCTGGCCGTGGCAGGCAGCGCGGTTGCCTACGCCACCGTGACCACGTGGCTCCAAGGCTTGCCCAACTACCAGTCGCCGGCCGCATTCCAGGTCGCCCAGCCCACCGTGGTCTACTCGGCCGACGGCAAGCTGCTCGCCAGGTTCTACCTGCAGAACCGCGATGTCGTTCCCATCTCCCAGATGTCGACCGATCTGGTCAACGGGCTCGTGGCTGTCGAAGACGAACGATACTTCGAGCACGGTGCTGTCGATCCGGTCGGAATCGTCCGGGCCGCGTTCCAGACGTCAGGCGGCAATCGCCAATGGGCGTCGACGATTACGCAGCAGTACGTCCGCAACACGGTTCTGCTCGGCGAACGCACGCAGATGACGCTCGAGCGCAAGGTCCGAGAGGCCTACCTGGCTATCCAGGTCGAAAGGACGCTCTCCAAGCAACAGATCCTCGAGAACTACCTGAACACGGTGTACTTCGGCGAGGGTGCGTATGGCGCTGACGCCGCAGCCCGCACGTACTTCGCGAAGTCGGCGAGTCAGCTGACGCTTCCCGAAGGGGCGCTGATCGCCGGGCTCGTGCAGTCGCCCAGCCGCCTCGACCCCTACATCAACCCGACAGGTGCGGTGGCGCGTCGACAGGCAGTCCTCAGCCGAATGCTCTACAACCACTACATCACTCAGGCGGCATACAACGCGGCCGTCTCGGCCCCACTAGCTCTCAAACGCGAGACCCAGCCTCTGGAGGGCATCTACGCGGCGCCTTACTTCGTCTCCTACGTCAGGACCCTGCTTCAGCAGCAGTTCTCCGCGAACACCGTCTTCAACGGTGGGCTGACCGTCTACACCTCTCTGGACACGCGTCTTCAGGCCGACGCCGAGAAGGCGGCCCATCACCAGTTCAACGGATCGAAGGACCCGTCCGTAGCACTCGTGTCGATCGATCCGAACAACGGCTACGTCAAGGCATTGGTCGGCGGAACCAACTACGCGAAGAGCAAGTTCAACCTCGCGACACAGGGCTATCGACAGCCAGGCTCGTCCTTCAAGATGTTCACGCTGGTCACGGCGCTGGCGGATGGTATGTCACCAACGTTCCAGGTGGACTCCAACGCCCCCGTGACAATCCCAGCCAAACCGAATCCGTGGGTGGTGAACAACGACGAAGGTACAGGCTCGGGCATGATGTCGCTCGAGACCGCGACCTGGAACTCAGTCAATGCTGTCTACGCGCGAGTGGCGTACTACGGTGTGGGCATCAAGAGCGTCATCCACACCGCGAAGTCGATGGGAATCACCACGCACCTGCCCAGCATCCCGTCCATCACTCTGGGCAGCGTCGGCTGCACGCCACTGGAGATGGCCTCGGCATACGGGACCCTGGCCACTGGCGGTGCGCACTACGCGCCGATAGTCATAACCAAGGTACTCGACCGGAGCGGCAGCACGATCTTTCAGGCGCAACCGCACGGCAGCCAGGTCGTCCAGCCTGACATCGCCTATGCGGCGACCAAAGTGCTTGAAGGCGTGATAACGAAAGGGACCGCTCGGAACACGGCCAACATCGGTCGCCCTGCAGCTGGCAAGACCGGGACGAGCCAGTCAAACCGTGACTGTTGGTTCGTCGGCTACACGCCGCAACTGGTCACGTCGGTCTGGGTCGGCTTCACACCCGAGCGGACCGTCGTCGTCAACGGCCAGACCGGCTTCGGCGCGACGGTCGCAGCACCGATCTGGGCGCGCTACATGACGGCGGCGCTCGCCGGCAAGCCAATCCGCGACTTCACATCGGCGCCAGATCCGAGTTACGACGATAGCCGGTTCAACATCCCGGTCAGCTACGCGACGCAGAATCCCCCTCCGCCCCCGAGCACCAAGTCGGTCACTACGCCAAAGGCATCCAAGTCCTCTTCGGGAGGGAACAAGAGCGGAGGCAGCGGGAAGGGCACGGGGAACGGCCATACGAAGCCGACTCCACCGCCACCGCCGAGCAACCCGACGACCCCATAG